A window of Streptomyces armeniacus contains these coding sequences:
- a CDS encoding GDP-L-fucose synthase family protein, protein MTPPRELLPPRARIFVAGHRGLVGSAVARQLADEGHEVLTRGRAALDLRDAAGTEAYLRDVRPDAVVLAAATVGGIMANQNFPVPFLEDNLRIQLSVIGGAHAAGVGRLLFLGSSCIYPKLAPQPITEEALLTGPLEPTNEPYAIAKIAGITQVRGYRQQYGAAYISAMPTNLYGPGDNFDLETSHVLPALIRRFHEAVRDGREEVVLWGSGTPRREFLHVDDLARACSLLLRTYDDGTPVNIGCGEDLTIRELAETVRDVTGFTGRIAFDTSKPDGTPRKLLDVSRLRKLGFAPRVPLADGIRDTYEWWLRSGAASA, encoded by the coding sequence ATGACGCCACCGAGAGAGCTGTTGCCGCCCCGCGCCCGGATCTTCGTCGCGGGCCACCGGGGCCTCGTGGGCTCCGCCGTCGCCCGGCAGCTCGCCGACGAGGGCCACGAGGTGCTGACCCGCGGCCGTGCCGCGCTCGACCTGCGCGACGCGGCGGGCACCGAGGCGTACCTGCGGGACGTACGCCCGGACGCGGTCGTGCTGGCGGCGGCCACGGTGGGAGGCATCATGGCCAACCAGAACTTCCCGGTCCCGTTCCTGGAGGACAACCTCCGCATCCAGCTCAGCGTGATCGGCGGGGCGCACGCGGCCGGCGTGGGACGGCTGCTGTTCCTCGGCTCGTCCTGCATCTACCCCAAGCTCGCACCGCAGCCGATCACCGAAGAGGCGCTGCTCACCGGCCCGTTGGAGCCGACGAACGAGCCGTACGCCATCGCCAAGATCGCCGGCATCACACAGGTGCGCGGCTACCGGCAGCAGTACGGCGCCGCGTACATCTCCGCCATGCCGACCAACCTCTACGGTCCGGGCGACAACTTCGACCTGGAGACCTCGCACGTGCTGCCCGCCCTGATCCGCCGCTTCCACGAGGCCGTGCGGGACGGCCGCGAGGAGGTCGTGCTGTGGGGGAGCGGCACACCGCGCCGCGAGTTCCTGCACGTGGACGACCTGGCGCGGGCGTGCTCGCTGCTGCTGCGGACGTACGACGACGGGACGCCGGTGAACATCGGCTGCGGCGAGGACCTGACCATCCGCGAACTCGCCGAGACCGTACGGGACGTGACCGGCTTCACCGGGCGCATCGCCTTCGACACCTCGAAGCCGGACGGCACGCCGCGCAAGCTGCTCGACGTGTCGCGGCTCCGCAAGCTGGGCTTCGCGCCGCGCGTCCCGCTGGCGGACGGCATCCGGGACACGTACGAGTGGTGGCTGCGCTCCGGGGCCGCTTCCGCCTAG
- the gmd gene encoding GDP-mannose 4,6-dehydratase, which translates to MTDGSTDGRPGGTGRTGGGTGGGTGGGTGGGTGGKSALITGITGQDGSYLAELLLAKGYTVHGLVRRSSSFNTARLDHVYQDPHESERSLILHHADLTDGVAMVNLLRDLAPDEVYNLGAQSHVRVSFDAPLYTGDVTAMGALRLLEAVRASGIDTRVYQASSSEMFGAAPPPQHEGTPFHPRSPYGCAKVFGYWATVNYREAYGLFAVNGILFNHESPRRGETFVTRKITRAVARIRAGLQDRLYLGNLDAVRDWGYAPEYAEAMWRMLQHDEPDDFVIATGEAASVRDFLAAAFRSAGLEWQDHVRFDANYERPSEVDALIGDAAKAERVLGWKPQVRWDELARIMVEADISALDAELAGATVRIDR; encoded by the coding sequence ATGACTGACGGCAGTACGGACGGCAGACCCGGCGGCACAGGCCGCACAGGCGGCGGCACGGGTGGCGGCACGGGCGGCGGCACAGGTGGCGGCACAGGCGGCAAAAGCGCTCTGATCACCGGAATCACCGGACAGGACGGCTCGTACCTCGCCGAACTCCTCCTGGCCAAGGGTTACACGGTGCACGGCCTCGTGCGCCGCTCCTCGTCCTTCAACACGGCCCGGCTCGACCACGTCTACCAGGACCCGCACGAGTCCGAACGGTCGCTGATCCTGCACCACGCCGACCTCACCGACGGCGTGGCCATGGTCAACCTCCTCCGGGATCTCGCGCCCGACGAGGTCTACAACCTCGGCGCGCAGTCGCACGTACGCGTCTCCTTCGACGCCCCCCTCTACACCGGGGACGTCACGGCGATGGGCGCGCTGCGGCTGCTGGAGGCCGTACGGGCGAGCGGCATCGACACGCGCGTCTACCAGGCGTCGTCCTCGGAGATGTTCGGTGCGGCGCCGCCCCCGCAGCACGAGGGCACGCCGTTCCACCCGCGTAGTCCGTACGGCTGCGCCAAGGTCTTCGGCTACTGGGCGACGGTCAACTACCGCGAGGCGTACGGTCTGTTCGCGGTGAACGGCATCCTCTTCAACCACGAGTCCCCACGCCGTGGCGAGACGTTCGTGACGCGCAAGATCACCCGCGCCGTGGCACGGATACGCGCCGGCCTCCAGGACCGGCTCTACCTCGGCAACCTGGACGCCGTACGGGACTGGGGCTACGCCCCCGAGTACGCCGAGGCGATGTGGCGGATGCTCCAGCACGACGAGCCGGACGACTTCGTGATCGCCACCGGGGAGGCGGCCTCCGTACGGGACTTCCTGGCCGCCGCGTTCCGGTCGGCCGGGCTGGAGTGGCAGGACCACGTGCGGTTCGACGCCAATTACGAGCGCCCCAGCGAGGTCGACGCGCTGATCGGCGACGCGGCGAAGGCCGAGCGGGTGCTCGGCTGGAAGCCGCAGGTCAGGTGGGACGAACTGGCCCGGATCATGGTCGAGGCGGACATCAGCGCCCTCGACGCCGAACTGGCCGGGGCCACCGTCCGCATCGACCGCTGA
- a CDS encoding glycosyltransferase family 2 protein: protein MEKLPIVVAIPTKNEAENITTTVRSVIDHFESVVVVDSDSTDDTRALAKEAGAEVLPYTWDGGYPKKKQWCLEHVHPERDWLLFLDGDETPSQELLIELRRLFTVPPGRTVRPAAFDIPLGYWFGGRRLRHGYTIVKRALLDRTRSRFPEPDDLDAPGMGEQEGHYQPLVDEGAEVATLGAPIEHRDLDPVRTWFDRHNRYSDWEAWLEHHPEVREQIRRAKTRQGQLFHRAPFKPLLSFGYAYVYKRGFLDGRAGFDYALAMSFYRWQIGLKARELRQAAEQRQFSAPR from the coding sequence GTGGAGAAGCTGCCCATCGTGGTCGCGATCCCGACGAAGAACGAGGCGGAGAACATCACGACGACCGTCCGCTCGGTGATCGACCACTTCGAATCCGTGGTCGTCGTCGACTCCGACAGTACGGACGACACCCGCGCGCTCGCCAAGGAGGCCGGCGCGGAGGTGCTGCCGTACACCTGGGACGGCGGCTACCCGAAGAAGAAGCAGTGGTGCCTCGAGCACGTGCACCCCGAACGGGACTGGCTGCTCTTCCTCGACGGCGACGAGACGCCCAGCCAGGAGCTGCTCATCGAGCTGCGCCGGCTCTTCACCGTGCCGCCGGGCCGTACGGTGCGCCCGGCGGCGTTCGACATCCCGCTCGGCTACTGGTTCGGGGGACGGCGCCTGCGGCACGGCTACACCATCGTCAAACGCGCGCTGCTGGACCGTACGCGCTCCCGCTTCCCCGAACCGGACGACCTGGACGCGCCGGGCATGGGCGAGCAGGAGGGGCACTACCAGCCGCTCGTCGACGAGGGCGCGGAGGTCGCCACGCTCGGTGCGCCCATCGAGCACCGCGACCTGGACCCGGTGCGCACCTGGTTCGACCGGCACAACCGCTACTCCGACTGGGAGGCGTGGCTCGAACACCACCCGGAGGTACGGGAGCAGATCCGCCGGGCGAAGACCCGGCAGGGGCAGCTGTTCCACCGGGCGCCGTTCAAGCCGCTGCTGTCGTTCGGCTACGCGTACGTGTACAAGCGCGGCTTCCTCGACGGGCGCGCCGGCTTCGACTACGCCCTGGCCATGAGCTTCTACCGGTGGCAGATCGGGCTCAAGGCCAGGGAACTGAGGCAGGCCGCGGAGCAGCGGCAGTTCAGTGCGCCGCGATGA
- a CDS encoding FAD-dependent oxidoreductase, translating to MSPRIAVVGSGPAGLSFARVLHRHGHPVTVLERDPARDARPAGGTLDLHEGLGQLALEKAGLLAEFQALARPEGQAMRILDTDGTVLRDWPPRPGDRANPEIDRGQLRDLLLGPLEVQWGRAVTEVVPEGRGGVLVRSADGRQETFDLVIGADGAWSRVRPAVSSAAPRYTGVTLVETSLDDVDARNPDLARLVGDGSVAVYGVNRALVAQRNSGGHVKVYAQFREPLDRHTDRGRHTDRDRHEGLGPAADAEANADAEANAETVRTGLLALFEGWAAPVLELLRRGTGFVRRPLHVLPASHTWDHVSGVTLMGDAAHLMPPLGAGANLAMLEGTELAESVAAASGPGELDEAVRAFEEQMWERAGRWADITMAGLERLVSPDPSEALALFDEVQPS from the coding sequence ATGAGCCCCCGTATCGCAGTTGTCGGCAGCGGCCCGGCCGGCCTTTCCTTCGCCCGCGTACTGCATCGTCACGGTCACCCCGTCACCGTTCTCGAACGCGATCCCGCCCGCGACGCCCGTCCCGCGGGCGGCACGCTGGACCTGCACGAGGGCCTGGGGCAGCTGGCGTTGGAGAAGGCGGGGCTGCTGGCGGAGTTCCAGGCGCTGGCCCGTCCCGAGGGGCAGGCCATGCGCATCCTGGACACGGACGGGACCGTCCTGCGCGACTGGCCGCCTCGCCCGGGTGACCGGGCCAATCCCGAGATCGACCGCGGGCAGCTCCGGGACCTGCTGCTCGGGCCGCTGGAGGTGCAGTGGGGGCGGGCCGTGACGGAGGTGGTGCCGGAGGGCCGGGGCGGCGTGCTGGTCCGTTCCGCGGACGGGCGGCAGGAGACGTTCGACCTCGTGATCGGCGCGGACGGTGCCTGGTCCCGGGTCCGTCCGGCGGTGTCGTCCGCGGCGCCGCGGTACACCGGCGTCACCCTGGTCGAGACGTCCCTGGACGACGTCGACGCCCGCAATCCCGACCTCGCCCGGCTGGTCGGCGACGGTTCCGTGGCGGTGTACGGCGTGAATCGCGCGCTCGTCGCCCAGCGCAACAGCGGGGGCCACGTCAAGGTGTACGCCCAGTTCCGCGAGCCGCTGGACCGGCACACGGACCGGGGCCGGCACACGGACCGGGACCGGCACGAGGGCCTGGGCCCGGCAGCCGACGCAGAGGCCAACGCCGACGCAGAGGCCAACGCCGAGACCGTGCGGACGGGCCTGCTGGCCCTGTTCGAGGGCTGGGCCGCCCCCGTCCTCGAACTCCTCCGCCGCGGCACGGGCTTCGTCCGCCGCCCCCTCCACGTCCTTCCCGCGTCCCACACCTGGGACCACGTCTCCGGGGTGACGCTGATGGGCGACGCCGCCCATCTGATGCCCCCGTTGGGGGCGGGCGCGAACCTCGCGATGCTGGAGGGCACCGAACTCGCCGAGTCCGTCGCCGCCGCCTCCGGCCCCGGGGAACTGGACGAGGCCGTACGCGCCTTCGAGGAGCAGATGTGGGAACGCGCCGGCAGGTGGGCGGACATCACGATGGCCGGGCTGGAACGCCTCGTGAGCCCGGACCCCTCCGAGGCCCTCGCGCTCTTCGACGAGGTCCAGCCTTCCTGA
- a CDS encoding glycosyltransferase, translated as MKVLHAVTLHTPTHDFGGPTRVALNLSRGLRARGVQAAMVALGDGFDGPLPREVDGVPARLYQARHVLPRFEVSGITSPALLADARRLVRSADVVHVHLMRDLITLPIALIALQCGRPLVLQTHGMIDPTEKRVAQLVDVLGLRRVLKRADAVLHLTEQERADTAAVVAPERMAPAYRLVNGVQPQPPPAALEGPPERAEGESKAPTVLYVARVQERKRPQDFISAMPTVLAEYPEARFVLAGPDTGAMAADMLELAGTLGVGHAVEYVGALDHAEVLARLRSADVYVLPSVVEPFAVSVLEAMSVGLPVVVTRTGGLAPDVAAAGAGRVVDSRPGTDNGELVGRAVLELLDPAAHRAASRAAWELVRDGFTIDAVAGTLHGIYERVIAAH; from the coding sequence TTGAAGGTCCTGCATGCCGTCACGCTTCACACGCCCACACACGATTTCGGCGGTCCGACCCGCGTCGCGCTGAACCTGTCCCGCGGGCTGCGCGCCCGCGGCGTACAGGCGGCGATGGTGGCGCTCGGGGACGGCTTCGACGGGCCGCTGCCGCGGGAGGTGGACGGGGTGCCCGCCCGGCTGTACCAGGCGCGGCACGTGCTGCCGCGCTTCGAGGTCAGCGGCATCACGTCGCCCGCGCTGCTGGCCGACGCGCGGCGGCTGGTGCGCTCCGCCGACGTGGTGCACGTGCATCTGATGCGCGACCTGATCACGCTGCCCATCGCGCTGATCGCGCTCCAGTGCGGCCGTCCGCTGGTGCTGCAGACGCACGGGATGATCGACCCGACGGAGAAGCGCGTCGCGCAGCTCGTGGACGTGCTGGGGCTGCGCCGCGTGCTGAAGCGGGCGGACGCGGTGCTGCACCTGACCGAGCAGGAACGCGCCGACACGGCGGCGGTGGTCGCCCCGGAGCGGATGGCGCCCGCGTACCGGCTCGTGAACGGCGTACAGCCGCAGCCGCCGCCCGCGGCGCTGGAAGGCCCCCCGGAACGCGCGGAGGGCGAGAGCAAGGCGCCCACCGTCCTGTACGTCGCCCGCGTGCAGGAGCGCAAGCGGCCGCAGGACTTCATCTCGGCGATGCCGACGGTGCTCGCGGAGTACCCGGAGGCGCGTTTCGTGCTGGCCGGTCCCGACACCGGTGCGATGGCCGCGGACATGCTGGAGCTGGCGGGCACGCTGGGCGTCGGGCACGCGGTGGAGTACGTGGGCGCGCTGGACCACGCGGAGGTGCTGGCGCGGCTGCGGAGCGCGGACGTGTACGTACTCCCGTCCGTCGTCGAGCCGTTCGCGGTGTCCGTCCTGGAGGCGATGTCCGTGGGACTGCCGGTGGTCGTCACCCGTACCGGCGGGCTGGCGCCCGACGTGGCCGCCGCCGGCGCGGGACGGGTGGTGGACAGCCGTCCCGGCACCGACAACGGCGAGCTCGTCGGCCGGGCCGTCCTGGAGCTGCTCGACCCGGCCGCGCACCGCGCGGCTTCGCGGGCCGCGTGGGAGCTGGTACGCGACGGGTTCACCATCGACGCGGTGGCCGGGACGCTGCACGGGATCTACGAGCGGGTCATCGCGGCGCACTGA
- a CDS encoding DUF7594 domain-containing protein, whose product MALGAALAMTVAGWTGAQLLSAEQADAVTPPVGFTADDLPTWQTNGVVWAMAQHDGVVFAGGTFSSIRPPGAEPGTSERGAVNFAAFNAATGAPTDCRLNFTVGSGTATVRALDVSPDGTTLYAGGTFGAVNGTSVSNVAAIDIASCTVKTGFKVSVSAAVRALDVTSDTVYMGGDFLTVAGQSRGRFAAVSTTGSLTAWNPKADKVARALEVTPDGDNVVLGGDFDTVGGRASHALAVVDSSSGGVTKSYGSTFIHRASVVKGMTVDSTGVYTAHEGTGGGVFDGRLALNLSDFNQRWRDTCLGATQDVAVHGSVLYSASHAHNCSSMGQFPELNERQHLLAESTGNPKPLLSWFPDTDDGPSGTEQIGPRAMVSSARGGTDYMWVGGEFTRIVTHGNMKQQGLVRFAAGPDTGDPTVPDEVTASNVTGGDVKVSWRASLDEDDSKLTYKVYRNDSSTPVGTVTADSLFWKRPTVSFTDTDADSGTAYQYRITASDAGDANTSARSAAATVTTPGTPQQTTVTREATADSYVNAGSTASNYGGHQQLAVRGTSAYESYARFSLPSAPGGMTLTKAQLTVSTSTDANAASADSHRVRLVTGSWSESTVTYASKPTLDSATLGTLTGATSVNTDQTVTLDPAAVSGELGGDLDLALTSTGTDSLWLWSSDRSAASGPRLTLTFEVP is encoded by the coding sequence ATGGCGCTCGGCGCCGCACTCGCCATGACGGTCGCCGGCTGGACGGGCGCGCAGCTGCTGAGCGCCGAGCAGGCGGACGCGGTGACGCCGCCCGTCGGTTTCACGGCCGACGACCTGCCGACGTGGCAGACGAACGGCGTGGTCTGGGCGATGGCCCAGCACGACGGCGTGGTCTTCGCGGGCGGCACTTTCTCCTCGATCAGGCCGCCGGGCGCGGAGCCCGGCACGAGCGAGCGCGGCGCCGTCAACTTCGCGGCGTTCAACGCGGCGACGGGCGCGCCCACCGACTGCCGGCTGAACTTCACCGTCGGCAGCGGCACCGCGACCGTACGGGCGCTGGACGTCTCGCCGGACGGCACGACGCTGTACGCGGGCGGCACGTTCGGCGCGGTCAACGGCACCTCGGTGAGCAACGTTGCAGCGATCGACATCGCGTCCTGCACCGTCAAGACGGGCTTCAAGGTGTCCGTGTCGGCCGCCGTACGGGCGCTGGACGTCACCTCGGACACCGTCTACATGGGCGGGGACTTCCTCACCGTCGCCGGCCAGTCCCGCGGCCGCTTCGCCGCCGTCAGCACGACCGGCTCCCTCACCGCGTGGAACCCGAAGGCGGACAAGGTCGCCCGCGCCCTGGAGGTCACTCCCGACGGCGACAACGTGGTCCTCGGCGGTGACTTCGACACCGTAGGCGGCCGTGCCTCGCACGCGCTGGCCGTGGTCGACTCCTCGTCCGGCGGCGTCACCAAGAGCTACGGCTCGACGTTCATCCACCGCGCCTCCGTGGTCAAGGGCATGACCGTCGACTCGACCGGCGTCTACACCGCGCACGAGGGCACCGGCGGCGGCGTCTTCGACGGCCGTCTCGCCCTCAACCTCAGCGACTTCAACCAGCGCTGGCGCGACACCTGCCTCGGCGCCACCCAGGACGTCGCCGTGCACGGGTCGGTGCTCTACAGCGCCTCGCACGCGCACAACTGCAGCAGCATGGGCCAGTTCCCCGAGCTGAACGAGCGCCAGCACCTGCTGGCCGAGTCCACCGGCAACCCCAAGCCGCTGCTGTCCTGGTTCCCCGACACCGACGACGGCCCGTCCGGCACCGAGCAGATCGGCCCGCGGGCGATGGTCTCGTCCGCGCGCGGCGGCACGGACTACATGTGGGTCGGCGGCGAGTTCACCCGTATCGTCACGCACGGCAACATGAAGCAGCAGGGCCTCGTACGGTTCGCGGCCGGGCCCGACACCGGCGACCCGACCGTCCCCGACGAGGTGACCGCGAGCAACGTCACCGGTGGCGACGTGAAGGTCAGCTGGCGGGCGAGCCTCGACGAGGACGACAGCAAGCTGACGTACAAGGTGTACCGGAACGACTCCAGCACCCCCGTCGGCACCGTCACCGCCGACTCGCTGTTCTGGAAGCGGCCCACGGTGAGCTTCACGGACACGGACGCCGACTCCGGCACGGCCTACCAGTACCGGATCACCGCCAGTGACGCCGGGGACGCCAACACCAGTGCCAGGTCCGCGGCGGCCACGGTTACCACGCCGGGCACCCCGCAGCAGACCACGGTCACCCGGGAGGCCACCGCCGACAGCTACGTCAACGCCGGCTCCACGGCCTCCAACTACGGCGGCCACCAGCAGCTGGCCGTACGCGGCACGTCGGCGTACGAGAGCTACGCGCGGTTCAGCCTGCCCTCGGCACCGGGCGGCATGACCCTCACCAAGGCGCAGCTCACCGTCAGCACCAGCACCGACGCGAACGCCGCCTCGGCGGACTCGCACCGCGTACGCCTCGTCACCGGCAGCTGGTCGGAGTCGACGGTGACGTACGCCAGCAAGCCGACGCTGGACAGCGCCACCCTGGGCACCCTGACGGGCGCGACCTCGGTCAACACCGACCAGACGGTCACGCTCGACCCGGCGGCGGTCTCCGGCGAGCTGGGCGGCGACCTGGACCTCGCCCTGACCAGTACCGGTACGGACAGCCTCTGGCTCTGGTCGAGCGACCGCTCGGCGGCGTCCGGACCGAGGCTCACCCTCACGTTCGAGGTGCCGTGA